TGTTCAGGGCATATCGGGATTAGGCACTCTTTTGCATAGCTTTTGATTAGTTTTTTATTTAAGGCATTTGTTCCGTCATACCGGCAGTTTATTCCAATAAGACATGCGCTGATTAGGATAGGCTTTTTCTTCTGTGCCATGTTATTCAAATATCTTTACACTGGGATTTTCCATTGCGCCTTCTGTGTGCGGATGGTCTTTTACAAGCACCCTCCGTCCCTTTATCTCCAGCTTTCCCTCGGCGAAGAGTTGTATCGCCTGCGGATATATTTTATGCTCTTCTTTTAGAATCCTTTTGGCAAGGGTTTCCTCTGTGTCATTATCATAGACAGGCACAGCAGCCTGGATGATAATCGGGCCTGTATCAACGGCTTCATCAACAAAATGAACTGTGCATCCTGAAAATTTTACACCGTATTCCAGCGCCTTTTTCTGGACATTGAGCCCGGGAAAAGAAGGGAGGAGCGCTGGGTGGATATTCATAATCCGCATCGGGAATGCCCGGATGAAGACTGGAGTTAAAAGCCTCATAAACCCTGCCAGAATAACAAGGTCCACTGAGTTTGCCTTGAGTATTTCTACAAGGTGAGTATCATAATCTTCTTTGGAGGAGAACCGGTTTTCCTGAATGATAAATGCGGGGATATGATGTTTTTTGGCGCGCTCAATTGCCTTGGCGTCCGGTTTATTGCTTATTACGGCCTTTACTGCGGCAGAGAGCCTCTTTGCGCTAACCGCGTCTATTATTGCCTGAAGGTTCGTGCCGCTGCCTGAAACAAGTATGCCGAGATTGATCATAGGATTACAACAGAATCCTCTTTAGGGCTTCTTTTTTCTATATTGCCTATTAAAAATGCCGTCTCTTTTAATGCCTTCAATCTCTTTACGGCATTGTCTGCATCTTTGCCGGCTACAATTATCACCATGCCTATGCCGCAGTTGAATGTGCGGAACATCTCCGTTTCTTCTATCCTGCCCGCCCTTTGTATGATTTGAAATACAGATGGAATCCGCCATCTGTTTTTGAAGATTTTTGCCTTGCAGATACCAGGCAGTATCCTCGGTATATTTTCAATAAGCCCGCCGCCTGTGATGTGGGCTATGCCCTTTATATTAAATTCTTTCTTTAACGCAGCTACAGTCTTCACATATATCTTTGTAGGCGTGAGGAGTTCATCGCCTACGCTTTTCCCAAGACCTTTTATCCTGCTTTTTAAATTCA
The sequence above is drawn from the Deltaproteobacteria bacterium genome and encodes:
- the purN gene encoding phosphoribosylglycinamide formyltransferase, with amino-acid sequence MINLGILVSGSGTNLQAIIDAVSAKRLSAAVKAVISNKPDAKAIERAKKHHIPAFIIQENRFSSKEDYDTHLVEILKANSVDLVILAGFMRLLTPVFIRAFPMRIMNIHPALLPSFPGLNVQKKALEYGVKFSGCTVHFVDEAVDTGPIIIQAAVPVYDNDTEETLAKRILKEEHKIYPQAIQLFAEGKLEIKGRRVLVKDHPHTEGAMENPSVKIFE